One genomic segment of Mesoterricola silvestris includes these proteins:
- a CDS encoding ankyrin repeat domain-containing protein gives MPSRRLPALLAASLCLVLSAEIPVEQAAGLYEQTDPGHRELSPLWGMVVARSGILRNLRFFGAYGPEPRTGLPRHPGLPGDRDHPQDPVAGVIQYLFPSPDGVNFVPNQRTKDPIGNLSRNREEGLRRILVLLEAITVRKARMGEVPSRAVEELGRDAVRILEPTGVPGSGHDRILGDFASMLARAVQQEVADGGRAYPPRIVELALLGYAWKVADEAGELYRAFMPHLLLGPAPPAFRAVDPPFMDSQLPGFLRRLDEQAAGLPTSVPPGEIALFLDAHNAQGPLPELLSYGMAGHHGASYPDCGETSLRNFFNIAFTRRGVFSEARFQALLQRFPPDGIEKLLEIQGFYHSFPRIQDQASQKARDAWSAIVSQVNLPGDPLPVAYRDRTHNLRGVERGPENLLNLVAHLIPDPVLNLPWPESKAPHLDRELALWRHAALGKVQRLCELVSQKDRVLAVKETGGARGNPFFRSLVFTLDGEAAFAWEFWPGHYALRSLAEDDGPAAWVARMEIPGAYPLLRAWARGLQGKPRLEAPWELYAMDLGASRMALAAIHAILRSGSADLRAKVPLLVEKSVPVDPAAYDLLAEALYRHPEENLDPPWYPIPSVRALPPQVKEAMFGFNPEWSDFPEWVRFWLDHGLDPSTASGGEGERILHWAALRYDLDLCRRALRAGAKVNLTDNLGRTPLLVAVTEWRESRDPRGDLDAIIQALLDAGADPGLRDAAGESPLGLARKYQLTDLLSRFERPPAERKNEAIR, from the coding sequence GTGCCCTCCCGCCGCCTCCCCGCCCTCCTCGCCGCGTCCCTCTGCCTGGTCCTTTCCGCGGAGATCCCCGTGGAGCAGGCGGCGGGGCTTTATGAGCAGACGGATCCCGGCCACCGGGAGCTCTCCCCCCTCTGGGGCATGGTCGTAGCCAGGTCCGGGATCCTGCGGAACCTGCGGTTCTTCGGGGCCTACGGGCCCGAACCCCGGACGGGGCTGCCCCGGCACCCCGGCCTCCCGGGGGACCGGGACCACCCCCAGGATCCGGTGGCGGGGGTGATCCAGTACCTCTTCCCTTCCCCGGATGGGGTCAATTTCGTCCCGAACCAGCGCACCAAGGATCCCATCGGGAACCTTTCCCGGAACCGCGAGGAGGGGTTGCGGCGGATCCTGGTCCTGCTGGAGGCCATCACGGTCCGGAAGGCCCGCATGGGGGAGGTCCCTTCCCGGGCGGTGGAGGAACTGGGCCGGGACGCGGTGCGGATCCTGGAGCCCACGGGGGTTCCGGGATCCGGCCACGACCGCATCCTGGGCGATTTCGCCTCGATGCTCGCCCGGGCCGTGCAGCAGGAGGTCGCCGACGGGGGCCGCGCCTACCCGCCCCGCATCGTGGAACTGGCGCTGCTGGGCTATGCCTGGAAGGTGGCGGACGAAGCGGGGGAGCTGTACCGCGCCTTCATGCCCCACCTGCTCCTGGGTCCGGCCCCGCCCGCCTTCCGCGCGGTGGACCCGCCGTTCATGGACAGCCAGCTGCCGGGGTTCCTGCGGCGCCTGGATGAGCAGGCCGCGGGCCTACCCACCTCCGTCCCCCCCGGCGAGATCGCCCTGTTCCTGGACGCCCACAATGCCCAGGGCCCCCTTCCGGAATTGCTCAGCTACGGCATGGCCGGGCACCACGGGGCCTCCTACCCGGATTGCGGCGAAACCAGCCTGCGCAACTTCTTCAACATCGCCTTCACCCGGCGGGGCGTCTTTTCCGAGGCCCGCTTCCAGGCCCTCCTCCAGCGCTTCCCGCCGGACGGGATCGAAAAGCTCTTGGAAATCCAGGGCTTCTACCACAGCTTTCCCCGGATCCAGGACCAGGCCTCCCAGAAGGCCCGGGACGCCTGGAGCGCCATCGTCTCCCAGGTGAACCTCCCCGGGGATCCCCTTCCGGTGGCCTACCGGGACCGCACCCACAACCTCCGGGGGGTGGAGCGGGGGCCGGAGAACCTCCTGAACCTCGTCGCCCACCTCATTCCCGACCCCGTCCTGAACCTCCCCTGGCCGGAAAGCAAGGCGCCGCACCTGGACCGGGAGCTGGCCCTCTGGAGGCATGCGGCCCTGGGCAAGGTCCAGCGCCTCTGCGAGCTGGTTTCCCAGAAGGACCGGGTCCTGGCCGTGAAGGAGACCGGGGGCGCGCGGGGGAACCCGTTCTTCCGGTCCCTGGTCTTCACCCTGGACGGGGAGGCCGCCTTCGCCTGGGAGTTCTGGCCGGGGCACTACGCCCTGCGGTCCCTGGCCGAGGACGATGGTCCGGCCGCGTGGGTGGCCCGCATGGAGATCCCGGGGGCCTACCCCCTCCTGAGGGCCTGGGCCCGCGGCCTCCAGGGCAAGCCCAGGCTGGAGGCGCCCTGGGAACTCTATGCCATGGACCTGGGCGCCTCCAGGATGGCCCTGGCCGCCATCCACGCGATCCTGCGCTCCGGTTCGGCGGATCTGCGCGCCAAGGTGCCGCTGCTGGTGGAGAAATCCGTCCCGGTGGACCCGGCGGCCTACGATCTGCTGGCGGAGGCCCTCTACAGGCACCCGGAGGAGAACCTGGACCCGCCCTGGTACCCCATCCCCTCCGTGCGCGCCCTCCCGCCGCAGGTCAAGGAAGCCATGTTCGGGTTCAACCCCGAATGGTCCGACTTCCCGGAATGGGTCCGCTTCTGGCTGGACCACGGCCTCGACCCCTCCACGGCCTCGGGCGGCGAGGGGGAGCGCATCCTCCACTGGGCCGCCCTGCGGTACGACCTGGACCTGTGCCGGCGGGCGCTGCGCGCGGGGGCGAAGGTGAACCTCACGGACAACCTGGGCCGCACCCCCCTCCTGGTGGCCGTGACGGAATGGCGCGAATCCCGGGATCCCCGCGGGGACCTGGACGCCATCATCCAGGCCCTCCTGGACGCCGGCGCCGACCCCGGCCTCCGGGACGCCGCCGGCGAATCGCCCCTGGGCCTGGCCCGGAAGTACCAGCTCACGGACCTCCTGTCCCGTTTCGAGCGTCCCCCCGCCGAACGGAAAAACGAAGCCATCAGATAG
- a CDS encoding pirin family protein yields the protein MITLRPAKERGHFNFGWLDTSHSFSFGDYQDPAHEQFRALRVLNEDRVEPGQGFGTHGHRDMEILTWVLSGALAHEDSTGGRHALPPGTAQRMTAGRGIRHSEFNGSDTEPVHFLQIWVLPERAGLAPGYEEKAFPLEDRRSRLTLLASRGGREGSLHWNQDVDLWTAVLEPGTERSLALRPGRAAWVQVASGAVDLDGVALAAGDGAAVTGETGLRLLGGEAGGEVMVFDLA from the coding sequence ATGATCACCCTGAGACCGGCAAAGGAACGCGGGCACTTCAATTTCGGCTGGCTGGACACCTCGCACAGCTTCTCCTTCGGCGACTACCAGGACCCCGCCCACGAGCAGTTCCGGGCCCTGCGGGTCCTGAACGAGGACCGGGTGGAGCCCGGCCAGGGCTTCGGCACCCACGGGCACCGGGACATGGAGATCCTCACCTGGGTGCTTTCGGGCGCCCTGGCCCACGAGGACAGCACCGGCGGCCGCCATGCCCTGCCGCCCGGCACCGCCCAGCGCATGACCGCCGGACGGGGCATCCGCCACAGCGAATTCAACGGTTCGGACACCGAGCCCGTGCACTTCCTCCAGATCTGGGTCCTGCCCGAACGGGCCGGCCTGGCCCCGGGCTACGAGGAGAAGGCCTTCCCCCTGGAGGACCGGCGCAGCCGCCTCACGCTCCTGGCCAGCCGGGGCGGCCGGGAGGGGTCCCTGCACTGGAACCAGGACGTGGATCTGTGGACGGCGGTGCTGGAACCCGGAACGGAACGGAGCCTGGCCCTGCGGCCGGGACGCGCGGCCTGGGTGCAGGTGGCCTCGGGAGCCGTGGACCTGGACGGCGTCGCCCTGGCCGCCGGGGACGGCGCCGCGGTGACCGGGGAGACCGGCCTGCGCCTTCTCGGGGGCGAGGCGGGGGGCGAAGTGATGGTGTTCGACCTGGCGTAG
- a CDS encoding universal stress protein: MIHRVIVGVDFSDASRAALAKAAAWARTFGAPLVAVHVLQPPAPMLPEAQIALPDPAWLQSMEAHARDHLGQWVGDLPGTALEVKWGSPAEELVALADADSLLVVAQVGHSGIERLLFGSTAARVVKHAPCDVLVVRQGKVR, encoded by the coding sequence ATGATCCATCGGGTGATCGTCGGAGTGGATTTCTCGGATGCCTCCCGGGCCGCCCTGGCCAAGGCCGCCGCCTGGGCCCGCACCTTCGGGGCTCCCCTGGTGGCGGTGCACGTGCTGCAGCCGCCGGCGCCCATGCTGCCCGAGGCGCAGATCGCCCTGCCGGACCCGGCCTGGCTCCAGTCCATGGAAGCCCACGCCCGGGACCACCTGGGGCAGTGGGTGGGCGATCTCCCGGGCACGGCCCTGGAGGTGAAGTGGGGCAGCCCCGCCGAGGAACTGGTGGCCCTGGCCGACGCGGATTCGCTGCTGGTGGTGGCCCAGGTGGGGCATTCGGGCATCGAGCGGCTCCTGTTCGGATCCACCGCGGCCCGCGTCGTCAAGCACGCCCCCTGCGACGTGCTGGTGGTGAGGCAGGGGAAGGTCCGGTGA
- a CDS encoding SDR family NAD(P)-dependent oxidoreductase, translating into MRALVTGGNRGIGLATAQGLASRGLEVVLGCRDVAGGEAAAAGIPGATCLPLDLADGVSVARALAALGPVDVLVNNAGVCPEGKVLEVAPEVVRQAFEAHVFGPLALIRGVLPGMLARGYGRIVNLSSGWGSFGEGLSGPFAYSVSKAALDALTLSIGRELSGDVKINACCPGWVATRMGGPGATRTPEQGADTPIWLATLPPDGPNGGFFRNREPIPW; encoded by the coding sequence ATGCGGGCCCTGGTCACCGGGGGCAACCGCGGCATCGGCCTCGCCACGGCCCAGGGGCTGGCCTCCCGGGGGCTGGAGGTGGTGCTGGGATGCCGGGACGTGGCCGGGGGCGAGGCCGCCGCGGCCGGGATCCCCGGGGCCACCTGCCTGCCCCTGGATCTGGCGGATGGGGTCTCCGTGGCCCGGGCCCTGGCGGCCCTGGGGCCCGTGGACGTGCTGGTGAACAACGCCGGGGTGTGCCCCGAGGGCAAGGTGCTGGAGGTGGCTCCGGAGGTGGTGCGCCAGGCCTTCGAGGCGCACGTCTTCGGGCCCCTGGCCCTCATCCGGGGGGTGCTGCCGGGGATGCTGGCCCGGGGCTACGGGCGCATCGTGAACCTGAGCTCGGGCTGGGGCTCCTTCGGCGAGGGCCTCTCGGGCCCCTTCGCCTATTCCGTCTCCAAGGCGGCCCTGGACGCCCTCACCCTCTCCATCGGCCGGGAGCTTTCCGGGGACGTGAAGATCAACGCCTGCTGCCCGGGATGGGTGGCCACGCGCATGGGCGGCCCCGGGGCGACGCGGACCCCGGAGCAGGGCGCCGACACCCCCATCTGGCTGGCCACGCTGCCCCCGGACGGGCCCAACGGGGGCTTTTTCCGGAACCGCGAGCCCATCCCCTGGTAG
- a CDS encoding heparan-alpha-glucosaminide N-acetyltransferase domain-containing protein, with product MSPQALSDTTPSRRCDWLDLIRGWAVIVMIEVHCVNVWLHKGLIPDWLNYLNGLVAPSFILAAGYSLALSTFRPDGTIRPFGPTAKRLGFILVCAYLLHAPGLTFAEWTVLATPQKYRELFKIDVLQCIVYSLLILQGLARLIRRPLAYAAVALALALGVTLAAPHLWRAGVADGLWMPIRGLVNGNTDRGVTALFPLFPWFSFAAFGSVLGALYRHYRVLPVEGRARWSEGRWLAVLAAAGVVLAAWGTWQSRTWLWNGPWSTWEMGRLHNTTLPSVAQRVGVICMAGGLLGWFEAVRGRWPGANVVMAASRESLLLYLLHLNLIFGLLLADPIRLRTGWGWYQLGWTGTLALTAALIALNLAAGVAWQKVRLDPARTRRLQRRALLALGIWFVAGGWVTYHHFRRSPELATEPYAFLKAARARKGLPPTPDGLSRDPLEGIREKVRLHGKLTPEEKRLLESKGD from the coding sequence ATGTCCCCACAGGCCCTCTCCGATACGACCCCCTCCAGGCGCTGCGACTGGCTCGACCTCATCCGGGGGTGGGCCGTGATCGTGATGATCGAGGTCCACTGCGTGAACGTGTGGCTCCACAAGGGGCTGATCCCGGACTGGCTCAACTACCTCAACGGCCTGGTGGCCCCCAGCTTCATCCTGGCCGCGGGCTACAGCCTGGCCCTCTCCACCTTCCGCCCCGACGGGACGATCCGGCCCTTCGGGCCCACCGCGAAGCGCCTGGGCTTCATCCTTGTCTGCGCCTACCTCCTCCACGCCCCGGGGCTGACCTTCGCGGAATGGACGGTGCTGGCCACCCCGCAGAAGTACCGGGAGCTCTTCAAGATCGACGTGCTCCAGTGCATCGTCTACTCCCTCCTGATCCTCCAGGGGCTGGCGCGGCTCATCCGCAGGCCCCTGGCCTACGCGGCGGTGGCCCTGGCCCTGGCCCTGGGTGTCACCCTGGCCGCGCCGCACCTGTGGCGCGCGGGGGTGGCCGACGGCCTCTGGATGCCCATTCGCGGCCTCGTGAACGGCAACACGGACCGGGGGGTGACGGCCCTGTTCCCGCTGTTCCCGTGGTTCTCCTTCGCGGCCTTCGGATCGGTGCTGGGGGCCCTGTACCGCCACTACCGGGTGCTGCCCGTGGAGGGGCGGGCCCGCTGGAGCGAGGGGCGCTGGCTGGCGGTGCTGGCTGCGGCGGGGGTGGTGCTGGCGGCCTGGGGCACCTGGCAGTCCCGCACCTGGCTCTGGAACGGGCCCTGGTCCACCTGGGAGATGGGCCGGCTCCACAACACGACCCTGCCCAGCGTCGCCCAGCGGGTGGGGGTGATCTGCATGGCGGGGGGCCTCCTGGGGTGGTTCGAAGCCGTGCGGGGGCGCTGGCCCGGGGCCAACGTCGTCATGGCCGCCTCCCGGGAATCGCTGCTGCTCTACCTCCTGCACCTCAACCTCATCTTCGGGCTGCTGCTGGCGGACCCCATCCGCCTGCGCACGGGGTGGGGCTGGTACCAGCTGGGCTGGACGGGCACCCTCGCCCTGACGGCGGCCCTCATCGCCCTGAATCTGGCGGCCGGGGTGGCCTGGCAGAAGGTCCGGCTGGACCCCGCCCGCACCCGCCGCCTCCAGCGGAGGGCCCTCCTGGCCCTGGGCATCTGGTTCGTGGCGGGGGGGTGGGTCACCTACCACCACTTCCGCCGGAGCCCCGAACTGGCCACGGAGCCCTACGCCTTCCTCAAGGCCGCCCGGGCCCGCAAGGGCCTGCCCCCCACCCCCGACGGGCTCAGCCGCGATCCCCTGGAGGGCATCCGCGAGAAGGTCCGGCTCCACGGGAAGCTCACGCCCGAGGAAAAACGCCTGCTAGAATCGAAGGGTGATTGA
- a CDS encoding hemolysin family protein, which produces MIEPPSTAPGPWLVALAVLVILYRAVLAGLLEAFHALPSIQRRRMLEGVNLRNRLLARLLVDPHLLGLGISLLNQALLVVLLGLAWPLRTGVPGGAYALAVAALAYIWALDLALPTLVVASDPGVWMERLFPWYAPAHRLLAPLVAPLARVVQRQRADHDRSRVEEDEEVPEEAVTALLEEGEAEGILEEEDRELIRNVVEFGDTVVREVMTPRTLVQGIPLTATFKEAWGAFRASRHSRMPLYDGTIDTIVGVLILKDLMQVGRDTSVDLHALAKPPCFVPESKNILQLLREMQRNRQQLAVVVDEFGSVSGIVSLEDLLEEVFGEIHDEHEFQAEIVEVVPGEFLVSGQVHVDDLEERTGLVYERDGFDTLGGLIMARLGRIPVPQEVVEVEGARLIVQKMEGRRILQVLVQRQDR; this is translated from the coding sequence GTGATTGAACCCCCAAGTACCGCCCCAGGGCCCTGGCTGGTCGCCCTTGCCGTTCTCGTCATCCTGTACCGGGCCGTTCTGGCCGGACTCCTGGAAGCCTTCCACGCGCTGCCCTCCATCCAGCGCCGGCGCATGCTGGAGGGGGTGAACCTCCGCAACCGGCTCCTGGCGCGGCTCCTGGTGGATCCCCACCTGCTGGGCCTGGGCATCTCCCTTCTCAACCAGGCCCTCCTGGTGGTGCTCCTGGGCCTGGCCTGGCCCCTGCGCACGGGGGTGCCGGGCGGGGCCTACGCGCTGGCCGTGGCGGCCCTGGCCTACATCTGGGCCCTGGACCTGGCCCTGCCCACCCTGGTGGTGGCCAGCGATCCCGGGGTTTGGATGGAGCGGCTCTTTCCCTGGTACGCCCCCGCGCACCGCCTCCTGGCCCCCCTGGTGGCGCCCCTGGCCCGGGTGGTGCAGCGCCAGCGCGCCGACCACGACCGCTCCCGGGTGGAGGAGGACGAGGAGGTGCCCGAGGAGGCCGTCACCGCCCTGCTGGAGGAGGGCGAGGCCGAAGGCATCCTGGAGGAGGAGGACCGGGAGCTCATCCGCAACGTGGTGGAATTCGGCGACACCGTCGTGCGCGAGGTCATGACGCCCCGAACGCTGGTCCAGGGCATCCCCCTCACGGCCACCTTCAAGGAGGCCTGGGGGGCCTTCCGGGCCAGCCGCCACTCCCGCATGCCGCTGTACGACGGCACCATCGACACCATCGTGGGGGTCCTGATCCTCAAGGACCTCATGCAGGTGGGCCGGGACACCTCCGTGGACCTCCACGCCCTGGCCAAGCCCCCCTGCTTCGTCCCCGAGAGCAAGAACATCCTGCAGCTCCTGCGGGAGATGCAGCGCAACCGCCAGCAGCTGGCGGTGGTGGTGGACGAGTTCGGCAGCGTCTCGGGCATCGTGAGCCTGGAGGACCTCCTGGAGGAGGTCTTCGGGGAGATCCACGACGAGCACGAGTTCCAGGCGGAGATCGTGGAGGTGGTCCCGGGCGAGTTCCTGGTGTCGGGCCAGGTGCACGTGGACGACCTGGAGGAGCGCACCGGCCTGGTCTACGAACGGGACGGCTTCGACACCCTGGGCGGCCTGATCATGGCCCGGCTGGGGCGGATCCCCGTGCCCCAGGAGGTGGTGGAGGTGGAGGGCGCCCGGCTCATCGTGCAGAAGATGGAGGGGCGCCGGATCCTCCAGGTGCTGGTGCAGCGTCAGGACAGGTAG
- a CDS encoding response regulator: MPKILLVEDNEMNRDSLSRLLARRGFEVIFAEDGEEAVAVTRSALPDLVLMDISLPVLDGYEATRILRAGETTRDIPIIALTAHAMTSDREKAMAAGCTDFESKPVEFARLLGKIKAYLS; the protein is encoded by the coding sequence ATGCCGAAGATCCTGCTCGTGGAAGACAACGAGATGAACCGGGATTCCCTGTCCCGGCTCCTGGCGCGCCGCGGGTTCGAGGTCATCTTCGCCGAGGACGGCGAGGAGGCCGTGGCCGTCACCCGGTCCGCGCTGCCCGACCTGGTCCTCATGGACATCAGCCTTCCCGTGCTGGACGGCTACGAGGCCACCCGGATCCTGCGCGCGGGCGAGACCACCCGGGACATCCCCATCATCGCCCTCACCGCCCACGCCATGACCAGCGACCGGGAAAAGGCCATGGCCGCGGGCTGCACCGACTTCGAGAGCAAGCCCGTGGAATTCGCCCGGCTCCTGGGCAAGATCAAGGCCTACCTGTCCTGA
- a CDS encoding glycoside hydrolase family 113, translated as MFKKILAVLALAAVPVTVAVIRMKAARRLVPQPRGMVLGMYAGLPDYDYREELERIAATGATCVSLQAIYRMETGTSDEVVRHPTSSPTERALRRTFRQARDLQLRVMFFPTINLRDEAENAKWWRGNIHPAHWDRWWANYEAFNVHLAALAQEGGVEWYSVGTEMASTHAFPDRWRALVAAVRRVYRGKITYSVNFDSHDSFTFGDCLDVIGMNTYDPIDKFEEYPRPDAIRDAWWWIVNKARTLHARFGRPVMVTEVGYPSVAHAHVGPWDFRTDKPRDLELQDLLVGGALKVLRNWSDGEAVFYYLYGENLNVKPVGGPEDRTYAIWGKPVEKTLKDYFALPIFEGHIPPKPSDRHDAMIQTLVSDLRKERDYEDGALPPWAQDWMATHPADAAEARAVIAKEPRPRHKIPKGRESETH; from the coding sequence ATGTTCAAGAAGATCCTGGCCGTCCTGGCCCTCGCCGCGGTGCCCGTCACCGTCGCCGTCATCCGCATGAAGGCCGCCCGCCGCCTGGTTCCCCAGCCGCGGGGCATGGTGCTGGGGATGTACGCCGGCCTGCCGGACTACGACTACCGGGAGGAGCTGGAGCGCATCGCGGCCACGGGCGCCACCTGCGTGAGCCTCCAGGCCATCTACCGCATGGAGACCGGCACCAGCGACGAGGTGGTGCGCCACCCCACCAGCAGCCCCACGGAGCGGGCCCTGCGCCGCACCTTCCGCCAGGCCCGGGACCTGCAGCTGCGGGTGATGTTCTTCCCCACCATCAACCTCCGGGACGAGGCGGAGAACGCCAAGTGGTGGCGGGGCAACATCCACCCCGCCCACTGGGACCGGTGGTGGGCCAACTACGAGGCCTTCAACGTGCACCTGGCCGCCCTGGCCCAGGAGGGCGGGGTGGAGTGGTACAGCGTGGGCACCGAGATGGCCAGCACCCACGCCTTCCCGGACCGGTGGCGGGCCCTGGTGGCCGCGGTGCGCCGGGTCTACCGGGGCAAGATCACCTACAGCGTCAATTTCGACAGCCACGACAGCTTCACCTTCGGGGACTGCCTGGACGTGATCGGCATGAACACCTACGACCCCATCGACAAGTTCGAGGAGTACCCCCGGCCCGACGCCATCCGCGACGCCTGGTGGTGGATCGTCAACAAGGCCCGCACCCTCCACGCGCGGTTCGGCAGGCCCGTCATGGTCACCGAGGTGGGCTACCCCAGCGTCGCCCACGCCCACGTGGGGCCCTGGGACTTCCGCACCGACAAGCCCCGGGACCTGGAGCTCCAGGACCTGCTGGTGGGCGGGGCCCTGAAGGTGCTGCGCAACTGGAGCGACGGCGAGGCGGTCTTCTACTACCTCTACGGCGAGAACCTGAACGTCAAGCCCGTGGGCGGCCCCGAGGACCGCACCTACGCCATCTGGGGCAAGCCCGTGGAGAAGACCCTCAAGGACTACTTCGCCCTGCCCATCTTCGAAGGGCACATCCCCCCCAAGCCCTCCGACCGCCACGACGCCATGATCCAGACCCTGGTCAGCGACCTGCGCAAGGAGCGGGACTACGAGGACGGCGCCCTCCCGCCCTGGGCGCAGGACTGGATGGCCACCCACCCCGCCGACGCCGCGGAGGCCCGCGCCGTCATCGCCAAGGAACCCCGGCCCCGGCACAAAATCCCCAAGGGCCGGGAATCGGAAACCCACTAG
- a CDS encoding response regulator, whose protein sequence is MVTPPFPSRPAKTALLVEDEQSTLRFYQAGLKGLQEFTLLSARNGQEALELLKGQAVDVVVTDLNMPVLDGYGLIAALAQRYPSLPIIVITSVADASLQNQALDLGALQVIPKPPRLSTLMEAIRTAGGLSAPGLVRGVGIGSLLQLMNWERRTATFTVRGPEATGYLYVKDGELIHAALGAEEGLVAAYQLLSWEGAQVEFVYTCRVQATIDLPLAEILMNLALFRDMKVKKILPPDPFYDDKWTR, encoded by the coding sequence ATGGTCACTCCGCCCTTTCCGTCCCGTCCCGCGAAGACCGCCCTCCTGGTGGAGGACGAGCAGTCCACGCTGCGGTTCTACCAGGCCGGTCTCAAGGGCCTCCAGGAGTTCACCCTCCTTTCCGCCCGCAACGGCCAGGAGGCCCTGGAGCTCCTCAAGGGCCAGGCCGTGGACGTGGTGGTCACCGACCTCAACATGCCCGTGCTGGACGGCTACGGGCTCATCGCGGCCCTGGCCCAGCGCTACCCCAGCCTGCCCATCATCGTCATCACCTCCGTGGCCGACGCCTCCCTTCAGAACCAGGCCCTGGACCTGGGGGCCCTGCAGGTCATCCCCAAGCCACCCCGGCTCTCCACGCTCATGGAGGCCATCCGCACCGCGGGCGGCCTCAGCGCCCCCGGCCTCGTGCGGGGCGTGGGCATCGGCAGCCTCCTGCAGCTCATGAACTGGGAGCGCCGCACCGCCACCTTCACCGTGCGGGGCCCCGAGGCCACGGGCTACCTCTACGTCAAGGACGGCGAGCTGATCCACGCCGCCCTGGGCGCCGAGGAGGGCCTGGTGGCGGCCTACCAGCTCCTGAGCTGGGAGGGCGCCCAGGTGGAGTTCGTCTACACCTGCCGGGTGCAGGCCACCATCGACCTGCCCCTGGCGGAGATCCTCATGAACCTGGCCCTCTTCCGGGACATGAAGGTGAAGAAGATCCTGCCCCCCGACCCCTTCTACGACGACAAGTGGACCCGCTGA
- a CDS encoding histidine phosphatase family protein: protein MRIILARHGETQWNVEGRHQGQTFDIPLSPRGRAQAGALGRRLAGLEIARAVASPLLRARETAELALGDRPLALDARLVELSHGEWEGRLTSEIQASHPDLRRAWRETPHLVSPPGGEGFRDVEARAWPALCEACRGLGPEEVAVLVTHDGVNRALLARVLGLDLSRVWSFRQAPTCLNLLEGTDVDHLQVVRLNDAAHLHDLFGEVVHRKL, encoded by the coding sequence ATGCGCATCATCCTCGCCCGCCACGGCGAAACCCAGTGGAACGTGGAAGGCCGCCACCAGGGCCAGACCTTCGACATCCCCCTTTCCCCCCGGGGCAGGGCCCAGGCCGGGGCCCTGGGCCGGCGCCTTGCGGGCCTGGAGATCGCCCGGGCCGTGGCCTCGCCCCTGCTGCGGGCCCGGGAGACGGCGGAGCTGGCCCTGGGGGACCGGCCCCTGGCCCTGGACGCACGCCTGGTCGAGCTCTCCCACGGCGAATGGGAGGGGCGCCTCACCTCCGAGATCCAGGCCTCCCACCCGGACCTGCGCCGGGCCTGGCGGGAGACCCCCCACCTGGTGTCGCCCCCCGGGGGCGAGGGCTTCCGGGACGTGGAGGCCCGGGCCTGGCCCGCTCTGTGCGAGGCCTGCCGGGGCCTGGGCCCCGAGGAGGTGGCGGTGCTGGTGACCCACGACGGGGTGAACCGGGCGCTGCTGGCCCGGGTCCTGGGACTGGATCTCAGCCGGGTCTGGTCCTTCCGCCAGGCTCCCACCTGTCTTAACCTGCTTGAAGGAACCGATGTGGACCACCTCCAGGTGGTGCGGCTCAACGACGCGGCCCACCTCCACGACCTGTTCGGCGAGGTCGTCCACCGGAAGCTGTGA